Proteins encoded together in one Paracoccus sp. SMMA_5_TC window:
- a CDS encoding TerC family protein — translation MDNIIALIQDPAAWVALATLVVMEVVLGIDNLIFISILTNKLPEHQRERARRIGIGLALVMRLGLLATVAWIVRLTEPVVTIMGNELSWKDIILISGGLFLVWKATKEIHHHVDPSDQEENIVGRAVSTFGGAIFQILLLDLVFSIDSIITAVGMTKHVEIMVVAVVAAVTVMLLAANPLANFIARNPTIVMLALSFLLLIGTTLIAEGFGVHVPKGYIYAAMAFSAMVEALNMWARNARNRRQRIGH, via the coding sequence ATGGACAATATCATTGCACTGATTCAGGATCCTGCTGCCTGGGTGGCCTTGGCCACACTGGTGGTCATGGAGGTCGTGCTGGGCATCGACAACCTGATCTTCATTTCCATCCTGACCAACAAGCTGCCCGAGCATCAGCGCGAGCGTGCCCGGCGCATCGGCATCGGCCTGGCGCTGGTGATGCGGCTGGGCCTTCTGGCAACTGTTGCCTGGATCGTGCGCCTGACCGAACCTGTCGTCACCATCATGGGCAATGAACTCAGCTGGAAGGATATCATCCTGATCTCCGGGGGTCTGTTCCTGGTGTGGAAGGCAACCAAGGAAATTCATCACCACGTCGATCCCTCCGACCAAGAGGAAAACATCGTCGGTCGCGCGGTGTCGACCTTCGGCGGGGCCATCTTCCAGATCCTGCTGCTTGATCTGGTGTTCTCGATCGACAGCATCATCACCGCGGTCGGCATGACCAAGCATGTCGAGATCATGGTCGTCGCGGTGGTCGCCGCGGTGACGGTCATGCTGCTGGCTGCCAATCCGCTGGCAAACTTCATCGCCCGCAACCCGACCATCGTCATGCTGGCGCTGTCCTTCCTGCTGCTGATCGGAACGACCCTGATTGCCGAGGGCTTCGGCGTGCATGTGCCCAAGGGTTACATCTACGCAGCGATGGCATTT